In a single window of the Bradyrhizobium erythrophlei genome:
- a CDS encoding response regulator encodes MKSEGFEVRAFSNGHDLLNEASLPAIGCLVVDYHMPAMNGLELVSALHGRGVSIPAVLITGNPTEYVRDRAAAIAVLVVEKPWLGSYLLVCVREAVAKHAQWLS; translated from the coding sequence ATGAAGAGTGAGGGCTTCGAGGTGCGCGCCTTTTCCAATGGCCACGACTTGCTCAACGAAGCGAGCCTGCCTGCGATTGGGTGCCTAGTCGTTGACTACCACATGCCCGCGATGAATGGACTGGAACTGGTCAGCGCGCTGCACGGTCGGGGAGTTTCGATCCCGGCTGTTCTCATCACAGGGAATCCAACCGAATATGTGCGCGACCGAGCCGCAGCAATTGCGGTTTTGGTCGTCGAGAAGCCGTGGCTAGGAAGCTATCTGCTGGTTTGCGTCCGTGAGGCAGTTGCGAAACATGCACAGTGGTTGTCGTAG